Proteins encoded by one window of Yamadazyma tenuis chromosome 2, complete sequence:
- the GUT1 gene encoding Glycerol kinase (EggNog:ENOG503NUT5; COG:G), with translation MPRRNSNAPFHPLVGTIDIGTTSARAILFNANGEEIAKHQIEYSTSASEAPDESQNTDQFRRRSSLMRHNQPIFTAEGVAISINDDIEIENNQASVGPTLRFPQPGWVECMPVHILANAVQCLIACLITLRKINQNPNLKTKYKVKCIGIANMRETTIVWSRKTGKPLSNGIVWTDTRTSEIVQHLERMTDDERKHELKEKTGLPLSTYFSAAKLRWLIDNDEIIKEEYEKGDGNLMFGTVDTWLIYHLTKERNFVTDISNASRTYFMDIESGDYDDELLDFWGIDPEKIRLPKIVSSSEHYGSFASPNFSHLGFHNKITPEAYEILRTINGVPICGCLGDQSASLVGQLAFESGSAKCTYGTGCFLLYNTGTKKLISQHGTLTTIGYWFPGLKGDDSKPHFALEGSIAVAGSIIQWLRDNLKLIENAKDIGPLASQVPNSGGVVFIPAFSGLYAPYWNGGARGTIFGMTQYTSSSHIARAALEGVCFQVRAILRAMASDAGASEDFLEKALSSQNEDKPLSSLAVDGGMSKADEVLQIQADILGPCVTVKRAAISECTALGAAIAAGLSFEDESERVWKDLDDVREKIGNGSGENNLFKAKLPDEDRRKFWKRWEKAVSRAKDWLDDDKE, from the coding sequence ATGCCTCGCCGTAACAGTAATGCTCCTTTCCACCCACTTGTGGGAACCATTGACATTGGAACCACATCGGCTCGAGCGATTCTCTTCAACGCCAACGGAGAAGAAATCGCCAAGCACCAGATCGAATACTCAACCTCAGCCTCTGAAGCTCCGGATGAATCTCAAAACACCGATCAgttcagaagaagatcctCTTTGATGAGACACAACCAGCCCATTTTCACGGCCGAGGGTGTGGCCATCAGTATCAATGATGacattgaaattgaaaacaacCAGGCGAGTGTTGGACCTACTTTAAGGTTTCCACAGCCAGGTTGGGTTGAATGTATGCCAGTTCATATTCTTGCCAACGCCGTACAATGTTTGATTGCGTGTTTGATCACCTTGAGGAAAATCAACCAGaatcccaacttgaaaacaAAGTACAAGGTTAAGTGTATTGGGATTGCAAACATGAGAGAAACCACAATTGTATGGTCTAGAAAGACAGGTAAACCTTTGAGTAATGGAATTGTTTGGACCGATACCAGGACTTCTGAGATTGTGCAGCATTTGGAAAGAATGACTGACGACGAAAGAAAGCACGaattgaaagagaagaCCGGGTTACCTTTGTCGACCTACTTTAGTGCTGCCAAGTTACGGTGGTTGATTGACAATGATGAGATTATAAAGGAGGAGTATGAAAAAGGAGATGGAAACTTGATGTTTGGTACGGTGGATACGTGGTTGATCTACCACTTGACAAAAGAAAGGAACTTTGTCACCGACATCAGTAACGCTTCCAGAACATATTTCATGGATATTGAGAGTGGTGACTATGATGATGAGTTATTGGACTTCTGGGGCATTGATCCAGAGAAGATCCGTTTACCCAAAATCGTGTCAAGTTCAGAACACTACGGGTCTTTTGCTTCACCTAACTTTTCACACTTGGGGTTCCACAATAAAATTACACCTGAGGCTTATGAGATCTTGCGTACCATAAATGGAGTACCGATTTGTGGGTGTCTTGGAGACCAAAGTGCCAGTTTGGTGGGTCAGTTGGCGTTTGAATCTGGTTCCGCCAAGTGTACTTATGGAACTGgttgtttcttgttgtaCAACACTGGTAcaaagaaattgataaGTCAACATGGGACTTTGACTACAATTGGTTATTGGTTTCCTGGATTAAAAGGAGACGATTCGAAACCTCATTTCGCTCTCGAAGGGTCCATTGCCGTTGCTGGGTCTATTATCCAATGGTTGAGAGAtaatttgaagttgattgaaaacGCCAAAGATATTGGGCCTTTGGCTTCCCAAGTTCCTAACTCTGGTGGAGTGGTATTTATCCCAGCTTTTTCTGGATTGTATGCTCCTTACTGGAACGGAGGTGCTCGTGGTACAATTTTTGGTATGACGCAGTATACGTCATCCAGTCATATTGCTCGCGCTGCATTGGAAGGAGTGTGTTTTCAAGTTCGTGCTATCTTACGGGCTATGGCCAGTGATGCTGGTGCCAGTGAAGATTTCTTGGAAAAGGCGTTGTCTTCTCAAAATGAAGATAAGCCCTTAAGCAGCTTGGCAGTAGACGGAGGTATGTCCAAAGCGGATGAGGTGTTACAAATTCAAGCTGATATATTGGGTCCATGTGTTACAGTCAAAAGAGCAGCCATTTCAGAATGTACAGCATTAGGGGCGGCTATTGCTGCTGGACtttcttttgaagatgagagTGAAAGAGTGTGGAAAGACTTGGACGACGTCAGAGAAAAAATCGGTAATGGGTCCGGAGAAaataacttgttcaaagctAAATTGCCAGATGAAGACCGGAGAAAGTTTTGGAAGCGGTGGGAAAAGGCTGTTAGTAGAGCCAAGGATTGGTTagatgatgataaagaATAA
- the UAP1 gene encoding UDP-N-acetylglucosamine pyrophosphorylase (EggNog:ENOG503NVWY; BUSCO:EOG09262MJW; COG:M), with translation MTETTIDAFNQANQAHLFQFFDSLSKQEQQQFLDQLTNIEDPVKLVRTVQNAISFSQNNSCSRSFTQLPREQCASTLDTPSDQKSHWYNLGLEAISKNEVGVILMAGGQGTRLGSSDPKGCFNVHLPSSKSMFQIQAEKILKIQRLAKDKYPGSKAVVPWYIMTSKPTRRSTEDFFESHDYFGLHKDQITFFNQGTLPCFDLTGSKILMEGQDRICESPDGNGGLYKALALNGIIDDFEKKGIKHLHMYCVDNALVKVADPVFLGFAIDKELQLATKVVRKRDACESVGLIVLDEQSLKPCVIEYSEISSELANQLDPEDPNKLFLRAANIVNHYYSVDLLKKQIPNWTSSQQYLPFHIAKKKIPSLNDEGKLEKPVEVNGVKLEQFIFDVFPSIELNKFGCLEVDRTSEFSPLKNADGAKNDTPKTCKSHYLSLCTKWVKENGGIVEDGALVEVSGLTSYNGEGLEFVRGKSFKNGDII, from the coding sequence ATGACTGAAACTACAATCGATGCCTTCAACCAGGCCAACCAGGCtcatcttttccaattctttgacTCTTTATCTaaacaagaacaacagCAGTTTTTGGATCAGTTGACCAACATCGAAGACCCAGTAAAATTGGTGAGAACCGTGCAAAACGCCATCAGCTTTTCGCAAAACAACTCATGCTCCAGATCATTCACCCAGTTACCCAGAGAGCAATGTGCATCTACCTTGGACACTCCAAGTGATCAGAAATCCCATTGGTATAACTTGGGATTGGAAGCCATCAGCAAAAACGAGGTGGGGGTGATATTAATGGCTGGAGGTCAGGGTACACGGTTAGGCTCCAGCGATCCTAAAGGGTGTTTCAACGTGCATTTGCCCTCGTCCAAATCGATGTTTCAAATCCAAGCCgaaaagatcttgaagattcaaCGCTTGGCTAAAGACAAGTATCCTGGATCCAAAGCCGTGGTTCCATGGTACATTATGACCAGTAAACCGACCAGACGGTCTACGGAAGATTTTTTTGAGTCTCATGATTATTTCGGATTACACAAGGACCAgatcaccttcttcaaccagGGCACTTTGCCATGCTTTGACTTGACGGGAAGTAAGATTTTGATGGAGGGTCAAGACCGGATTTGTGAAAGCCCCGACGGGAATGGTGGCTTATACAAAGCCTTAGCATTAAACGGAATCATTgacgactttgaaaagaagggCATCAAGCATTTACACATGTACTGTGTTGACAATGCCTTGGTAAAAGTGGCTGATCCCGTGTTCCTTGGGTTTGCAATCGACAAAGAATTGCAATTAGCCACCAAGGTGGTAAGAAAAAGAGATGCCTGTGAGAGTGTGGGTCTTATCGTATTGGATGAACAGTCTCTCAAACCCTGCGTTATAGAATATAGTGAGATTTCTTCTGAGTTGGCCAATCAGTTGGATCCCGAAGACCcaaacaagttgttcttgagGGCAGCTAACATCGTTAACCACTACTATTCGgtggacttgttgaagaagcagattCCAAATTGGACCAGCAGCCAACAGTACTTACCTTTCCACATtgccaagaagaagatcccATCGTTGAATGATGAAGGTAAGTTGGAGAAGCCCGTTGAAGTGAATGGTGTCAAATTAGAGCAGTTCATCTTCGATGTGTTCCCATCCATTgaactcaacaagtttggatgtcttgaagttgataggACTTCTGAGTTTtcaccattgaagaatgcTGATGGAGCCAAAAATGATACGCCCAAGACATGCAAATCCCATTATCTCAGTTTGTGCACCAAATGGgtcaaagaaaatggtggtattgttgaagatggagcATTGGTGGAAGTAAGTGGTTTAACTAGTTACAATGGTGAAGGTCTAGAATTTGTTCGGGGAAAACTGTTCAAGAACGGTGATATTATTTAG
- the PST1 gene encoding protoplasts-secreted (COG:S; EggNog:ENOG503NYCT), producing the protein MLMNTLMPLAVVLAGVTAASSSNSCSFDDVTMTAAASVSQLASCPTLEGTLEITGNDLGSLSFNSVEEISGDIRIFNSSSITDVGFTQLSKISGSLEIDALTQLHVIDFSKLGEISDLSLISLPSLSTINLNTGVSKLNNLQISDTALSSLQGLITNVNTLGELDVNNNKNITSIDLGNLQTVKENLILSFNGDSCEINLDSLIWSSNLTIQDAGSISASELSAVNGSLIFGYNKFEKFELPVNKIGGALQIFANDDMTEFSLDNLTAVGGELRIFNNTELDNMAFQSLETVKGAVNINGSFSNFTMPELEEVDGDFTVQSDNDDFSCKSFKKLKSDNKIEGHNFKCIAPAKNTSKSGSASSGSLETETFEGSSSSGSSESDDDDDNSTSSSSKDSSASTLIGSGLVAIILTTVFSALI; encoded by the coding sequence atgttgatgaacacTTTGATGCCTTTGGCCGTGGTTTTGGCCGGTGTTACCGCAGCATCCAGTTCCAACTCTTGCTCGTTTGACGATGTCACCATGactgctgctgcttcaGTTAGTCAGTTGGCTTCTTGTCCAACCTTGGAAGGAACTTTAGAAATTACCGGTAACGATCTTGGTTCTTTGAGCTTCAACAGTGTTGAAGAGATCTCCGGAGACATAAGaatcttcaactcctctTCCATCACTGACGTTGGTTTCACCCAATTAAGCAAAATTTCCGGATCTTTGGAAATTGATGCCTTAACCCAGTTGCATGTCATTGACTTTTCTAAATTGGGTGAAATCTCTGACTTGAGTTTGATTTCTTTACCATCCTTGTCTACCATTAACTTGAACACTGGTGtttcaaagttgaacaacttgcAAATTAGTGACACCGCATTAAGTTCATTACAAGGTTTAATCACCAATGTTAACACTCTTGGTGAATTGGATGTTAACAATAACAAGAATATCACATCTATTGACTTGGGCAACTTGCAAACTGTCAaagaaaacttgattttgagtTTCAATGGTGACTCTTGTGAAATCAATTTGGATTCTTTAATCTGGTCCTCTAATTTGACCATCCAAGACGCGGGTTCGATCTCTGCTTCTGAATTGTCTGCTGTTAACGGTTCTTTGATCTTCGGTtacaacaagtttgaaaagtttgagCTTCCAGTTAATAAAATTGGAGGTGCTTTACAAATTTTTGCTAACGACGATATGACCGAATTCTCGTTAGACAACTTGACCGCGGTGGGAGGAGAACTCAGAATCTTTAACAATACCGAATTAGATAACATGGCTTTCCAAAGCTTGGAAACTGTTAAGGGGGCTGTGAACATCAATGgttccttctccaactttACCATGCCtgagttggaagaagttgacGGTGATTTCACCGTTCAAAGTGACAATGACGACTTCAGTTGTaagtctttcaaaaagttgaaatcTGACAACAAAATTGAAGGTCACAACTTTAAGTGTATTGCTCCTGCCAAGAACACTTCCAAGTCGGGTTCTGCATCTTCCGGTTCTTTGGAAACCGAAACTTTTGAAGGTTCTAGTTCAAGTGGATCGTCAGaatctgatgatgatgatgacaatTCTACATCCTCCAGCTCCAAAGACAGTAGTGCTTCTACTTTGATTGGAAGCGGTCTTGTTGCTATAATTTTGACCACCGTTTTCTCGGCTTTAATCTAG